TGCAGGGGGCCGCGAATACAGTTCGTTCGGTCGATCGCTTCGCTCCGAATCGTGTTTCGTTCTACCCATCAAGAAACTTACCTACCTGATAGGGTTAGATAAACCGAATACGCCGTCTAAAACCAGACAAAAACTTATAATTTGGCAATTGCTGACATTACCTGGGGGTATCACGAATAACCGTGATAAAGCGAACGAACTATCGAGATGGTACCGGGAACGAGCCCTGCCCGAAACCGGTGATGGGGCCGCGATTGCAACGAGACGCAATCGGTATTACACACGTCGAAGGGAGGGAGAAATGTACTTCACCCTGAAAATCGTTCGATTCCTGTTCGGGCTCGTATTCAAAGTCGTCCTGTTTCCGTTCAAGCTGGTTTGGAGGGCTGCCGGGAAACAGTTCTCCTCGACGGATCGGCTCGAGGACGGCCTCCGCGCCGAGACGGACTCATCGCCAGCAGGAGAGAGCGGAGAGAAACCGACCGGCGTATCGGCAGACGATGCCGGGACAGCCTCGGAGGGAAGGAGCAGAAGCGAACGGAATATCCGCTGGTTCCGGAAGGGGCTGATCGCTATCGGTGCACTCCAACTCGGGTTGGGAACACTTAGCGTGTTCGCGGCGTTCAGTAGGCCAGCCGGATTGGGCTTTCCCCAACTGGCTGTATTCCTGTTAGTACTTGTCATCGTGGCGCTCGTCCCCTTGATCGCCGGTATCGGGTTATCCCGGCTAGCAACGCCGTCGTGGTACCTGGGAATGCTCGTTTGCGGGTTCAATACCGTTGTCTCGCTGTTCGCCTTCCCGGCAGGGCTCGTGACAGTGATCCTGTTTGGGGGACTGTGCTATCTCGGTTACACCGGACGGCCCGCACTCTCGCGGGTCTACGGCGCCGGGTTGACGACCGATTCAGAAACGCCCCGAACCGAGGAACAAGCGGAACTCGACCCGAAGCAGGGCGTCGCCGTCGCAGACTCGACTGCCGAGTCGAGGACCGATGCCACGACATCGCCACTCGACCAGTCGTCGAATTCTGAGAGTACCGGTGGTGGCCCGTCAGCCGCTGCCGATACCGAACCGGAGCCGACTGCTCCCTCATCGTCGGTGACAGCCAATACGCAGCAAACCGTCGCGTCCGCGGATGATGACGGAGCTACCTCGACGACCGATTCGCCAGTGGCCGACGAGGACGTCCGGGCGGTAGCAGCAGACGCCGCCGAACGAGAGGACAGCGTGGACACCGAGCCGGGCTCTCACGGTGGCACTCCGGATGCGCTCGATGGTCTCGAGGCGAAGCTCAACGACGACCAGCCGTCGACTCGGAAGGCTGCCGTCGAGGAACTCGCGGACGGCGTCAGTGAAAACGCCATTCCAACCGGACCCGCAGCTGACGCGATAACCGCTCGTCTCGACGACCCGGACGCGGACGTCCGCGTCGCCGCCTGTGACGCGATCGGACGGCTCGAGATTAGCCAGGCGAAATCGTCCCTCCGTGATCTCCGTATCGATCCCGACAGAGAGGTGAGTCGTGCAGCAAGCCGCGCACTTCGTCAATTGAAATGACTCGATCAATCAGAACCGTTTCCACACCAGTGGTATCGGACGGGAAATCCCGAGAACACGTGTCGTTCCGGCTCGACGGGGGTGACACCTGTGCGCGTCAGTAGTGTTCTCTACGAAGGAGACGACGGCGTCGATCAAACGGATGCACAGGCACTCGCAATTAACGAGGTGCTGCGAGAACCCCTCTCGGAGCAACTCGAGCAACAACGAACCCGGCTGCGGTACGTGGTCGGAGTGAGCGCTGCCGCAGTAGTGGCGGGTATCGGAGCGTTCCTCGCGAGTGTGGGGGCCGCTATCGGCGGTGGGCTCGTGATCGCCGGGATCGCAATCGGTGGCGGTGGCTACAAATATCTCACCTCTCAGGACCCC
This portion of the Natrinema salinisoli genome encodes:
- a CDS encoding HEAT repeat domain-containing protein; protein product: MYFTLKIVRFLFGLVFKVVLFPFKLVWRAAGKQFSSTDRLEDGLRAETDSSPAGESGEKPTGVSADDAGTASEGRSRSERNIRWFRKGLIAIGALQLGLGTLSVFAAFSRPAGLGFPQLAVFLLVLVIVALVPLIAGIGLSRLATPSWYLGMLVCGFNTVVSLFAFPAGLVTVILFGGLCYLGYTGRPALSRVYGAGLTTDSETPRTEEQAELDPKQGVAVADSTAESRTDATTSPLDQSSNSESTGGGPSAAADTEPEPTAPSSSVTANTQQTVASADDDGATSTTDSPVADEDVRAVAADAAEREDSVDTEPGSHGGTPDALDGLEAKLNDDQPSTRKAAVEELADGVSENAIPTGPAADAITARLDDPDADVRVAACDAIGRLEISQAKSSLRDLRIDPDREVSRAASRALRQLK